DNA sequence from the Bacteroidales bacterium genome:
AGTAAATAGTTAATAGAATGAAGAATTAAAAAAGAAACATAAATAATGTAAGATGTCAGATATCTGATGTCAAAAGTCAAATATTGAATATCGAATGACAACTAAACGACCACTGAATGACAATAGAATGATACGAAGTAAATGACAATAAAATGACAGCAAAGCAGGCAGCAGGGGTGTGTTTTTCAACCTAAAAGATAAAAACTTGATATATGAAAAATAACAACAAAACCAATGAACAACTCTTAAAAGAGATAGATCAGTTAAGAGCCAGAATTGCCGAACTGGAGAAATCAGAAACCGAGCGCAAACAGGTTGAGGAAGCGCGAAAAAAAAGCGAAGAGAAATACAGTGCCTTGTATGATAATGCGCTGGTAGCTTTATTCAGAGTGTCACTTAAAGATCAAAAAGCTATCGCTGCAAATAAGGTCAGTGCTGAATTATTTGGATATTCATCTATAGAAGAATTTATCAAGGAGTTCAGAAGTTTAAAGCATTATGCAAATCTGGAAGACAGAGAACCAATTATTTCAGAACTGAAAGCCAAAGGCTATATTGATAAGATTGTATTGCGTACCAAGAAAAAAGATGGAACATTAATATGGAACGAAGCTTCCTTTCGGCTGAATCCTGAAAAAGGTTATGTGGATTGCGTGTTGATTAACATCACTAAGCGCAAGCAGGCAGAGCATATGTTGTTAAAGAAAGTAGCGGAAATGGATTCATTCATAAACAATATTCCCGACATGGCGTGGCTTAAGGATGTTAACTCCAATTTTATTATTGCGAACAAAGCATTTGGTAATGCGGTTGGAATGGACCCGGAATATCTATCTAATCATACATGTGCAATATGCTTTGGGGAAGAAGCGGAAAAGAAATTCAAGGAAGATGATAAGAGAGTGTTGGAAATTGGAAAGCAAATTGTTATAGAAGAATCAATCAATGATGTTAAAGGGAATAAGGTTTTTCTGGAAACAATAAAGTCACCTATATTCAATGAATCAGGCGAAGTCATTGGAACTGTGGGCATTGCTCGCGACATCACCGAGCGAAAGCAGGCGGAGGAGAAAGATAAGGAACAAGTGAAAGAGTTCAGACTGAAAAACATTGTCTTTGAATGCTCAATTACAGCAAACAGTATATCAGACAACAATGGTATCATCACACATGTTAATCCTGAATTTTTTAAGATCTGGGGTTATAACTCAATAGAAGAGGTAATTGGTAAGCCTATTTCCTATTTCCTGAAGAACGAAGAAGAAGCTTTAGAAATAGTGACTGCATTGAATAAAACTGGCGATTGGGAAGGTGAATATACTGGTTTAAAAATAGACGGTTCAACATTTAATGCTTATGGTCTTGCTACAGTTGTTCAAAATGAAAAAGGTGAAAATATCGGTTATCAATCTGCTGTGCTTGACATAACCGAGCAGAAAAAGGTGGAAAAAGAATTAAAAAAATACCGCGATCACTTGGAAGAACTTGTAAAAGAACGTACCAAAGAGCTTGAAGTAAAAAACAAGAAATTACAGGAAAATGTTGAAGAATTTGAAAGATATCACAAATTATTTGTAGAACGCGAATTCCGTATAAAAGAACTTAGAGATGAAATTGAAGAACTTAAAAAGAAGTAAAAAGTGAAAAGTAATATTACCTTGGTTCAAACGATAAAAATGGAGGTATAAAGGAATATATAAAAAATAATAATATTAAAAACTATAATGACCTTTGCAACTTGCAATAACTATTTCATTATGTTCAGAAATTTTATAAACCAAACGATGTTATTTCGTAATACGTCTCAACTAAAATCTGGAAAGATGATGCTTAAGTGGTTCGGGATTTCCTATTCCCTCAAAAGGTGTACTATCAATATTTTGTATCAAATCAACTATTTTCTTAAAAATCTTTTTATCTGTTTTATTCCAATCCGTAAAATCTTTGAATGCTGTATGAACAAAAATTATCGGTTTCATTCATCAAAATATTTATTTGTAAGATTTTTAAATTCTTCACCGGTAAAACTAATCAAGTTTTTGTTTTTTTTAATATTTTCAACTGCTTCTAAAAGGCTTTTACGATTTACAGGATCACTTAATAAAAACTCAGTTTCATCTTGCACCGGCTTTACTGTGATTCCTAATTCTTTTTTTTTGAAAAGAGCTTTTAATGAATTTATAAAAGCCATATCAAGTTCTGATGCATTTATACGAAATACTGATTCCATAATTACAATAATTATTTTTACAAAAATAAATAATTATCAATGTACAAAAAAATAAAATGCCTAAAGGTATAGAGCAAAGGCATGAATTAAAAAAGAAGTAGAAAATTAAAAGTGGCAGGAGAAGTGGAAGAAAGTAGGAAAGGAAATAAAGATTAATAATTTTATATAAAATATTAACTTTATAAACCTGACAGAGTTTACGGGTTGGCATGTGGGAAAGAAAAACCTGTCAGAGTTTTGATGTTTTGAAAAGACAGCTTGCCTGCACTTTAGCAGATAAATAGCTGTAGCAGTAACAATAATAATGACAATTGAATGTTGGAGCGAAGCGGAAATCCCGAAAGCGAAGCGCCTCGGGAACAACTGAATGACAATCATATAAATTGAAACAAGCTAAGTTATGAGCACTTTACAAGAAAAAAGCAAAAGCGAACTAATTGAAGAGATCGAAAGTCTTAAGAGAAATGTTAGAGATCTTGAAAAAAACAAATTAAAATTCAAACAGGCAGAAGAAGCATTAAAAGAAAATAATGAAAATTTTCAACAGGTTGTGTCTAATATTACAACTGTTGTTTGGAAAGCAGACATTGGAAACAACGGAGCTTTTGAAAATACTTATACTTCACCTGTTGTAGATGAATTATTGGAGTTGCCTGCAGGAACATTACAAAACGACTGGGATAAGTATTTCAGATACATAAAACCCGAATATCTGGAACGAGTAAATAATGCTTTCAGAGAAGCAATTAAATCACCGGGAAAATTAATTGACTGCGAATACGAAGTATTAAAAGACAACAAACAAACGGCTTGGTTTCATTCAAAAGGCAGGTGTTTTGAAAAAAACGGGAAATTGTACGTTTTCGGCTCTACTATAGACATCACCGAACGCAAAAATGCGGAAAAAGAACTTCGTAATAACGAAGAAAAGTATCGTTTACTTGCAGACAATTCAATAGACGCTATTTGGCAGATGGATTTAAAACTATTTTTTACCTATATCAGTCCTTCCGTAAAAAATGTTATGGGATATTCAGTTGAAGAGTGTATCGGGACCAGGTTGTCT
Encoded proteins:
- a CDS encoding PAS domain S-box protein, with translation MKNNNKTNEQLLKEIDQLRARIAELEKSETERKQVEEARKKSEEKYSALYDNALVALFRVSLKDQKAIAANKVSAELFGYSSIEEFIKEFRSLKHYANLEDREPIISELKAKGYIDKIVLRTKKKDGTLIWNEASFRLNPEKGYVDCVLINITKRKQAEHMLLKKVAEMDSFINNIPDMAWLKDVNSNFIIANKAFGNAVGMDPEYLSNHTCAICFGEEAEKKFKEDDKRVLEIGKQIVIEESINDVKGNKVFLETIKSPIFNESGEVIGTVGIARDITERKQAEEKDKEQVKEFRLKNIVFECSITANSISDNNGIITHVNPEFFKIWGYNSIEEVIGKPISYFLKNEEEALEIVTALNKTGDWEGEYTGLKIDGSTFNAYGLATVVQNEKGENIGYQSAVLDITEQKKVEKELKKYRDHLEELVKERTKELEVKNKKLQENVEEFERYHKLFVEREFRIKELRDEIEELKKK